Sequence from the Brevundimonas sp. SGAir0440 genome:
CTGGTGTAGAGGACGCGTTCCAGGTTCAGGCTCATATCCTCGTTTCACTCACGCGACGCCGGCGCCCGGCCCAGGCTTTGCGCATAGCCCAATAAATCCATCGCGCCTACAGAGACTTATGTGCGGTGTCGGACAACTCGACATCCGCCGCGACGCGGGTTAGCCTGCAGGCGTTCTCCGGGGGGTCGCAATCGAGCGGCTGAGATTGGCGTAGCCGCCTGACCCGTCGAACCTGATCCGGGTCATGCCGGCGAAGGGATGAGTAACGCTACCGGTCCTGACGTCACAGGACCCTCGCGCCCGACGTCGGCGGACCTCAAACCGTTTGAGGCCGCCATGAACATCCAAGTCACCCCGCCCGCCCTGCCCGAAGAACCCAATGTCGAGTTGGCTCTGAAAGACGCCCGCGAGCAGGTCATGCGCGAGACTGGGACCATCCCGACCGGCGAACGGGCCGGCTCGCGCAAGGTCTATGTCGCCGGCGAACTCTATCCCGACATCCGCGTCCCCTTCCGCGAGGTCGCCGTCCATCCCAGCGCCAACGAGCCGCCGGTGACCATCTATGACTCGTCCGGCCCCTACACCGACCCGACCGTGACCATCGACATCAAGCGCGGCCTGCCCCACGTCAAATCCAGCTGGCAGCGGGATCGCGGCGACATCGCCCCGGTCGCCAATCCGCGCGAGGTCAAGCCCGAGGACAACGGCCATGCGTCCGGCCGCCATCTGGCCCCGCGCTTCGACACCTCCAACCACCGCGTCTTCAAGGGCGTCGAGGGCCGCCCGGTGACCCAGTACGAATACGCCAAGGCCGGGATCATCACGCCCGAGATGGAATATGCCGCCATCCGCGAGAACCTGCGCCGCGAGCAGAACAGCCCCTGCATCCGCGACGGCGAGGACTTCGGCGCCGCCATCCCCGACTTCGTGACGCCCGAGTTCGTGCGGCAAGAGATCGCGCGCGGCCGCGCCATCATCCCGCACAACATCAACCACCCCGAGGTCGAGCCGATGATCATCGGCCGCAACTTCCTGGTGAAGATCAATGCGAACATCGGCAACTCGGCCGTCCTGTCCTCCGTCGACGACGAGGTCGACAAGCTGGTCTGGGCCACCCGCTGGGGCGCCGACAACGTCATGGACCTCAGCACCGGCCGCAACATCCACAACATCCGCGACTGGATCATCAGGAACTCGTCCGTCCCCATCGGCACCGTGCCCATCTATCAGGCGCTGGAGAAGGTGAACGGCGTCGCCGAGGACCTGACGTGGGAGGTGTTCCGCGACACCCTGATCGAACAGGCCGAACAGGGCGTGGACTATTTCACCATCCACGCGGGCGTGCGCCTGCCCTTCGTGCCGATGACAGCCAAGCGGGTGACGGGCATCGTCAGCAGAGGCGGCTCCATCATGGCCAAGTGGTGCCTGGCCCACCACAAGGAGAGCTTCCTCTACGAGCATTTCGAGGACATCTGCGACATCATGCGCGCCTATGACGTCAGCTTCAGCCTGGGCGACGGCCTGCGCCCCGGCTCCATCGCCGACGCCAATGACGAGGCCCAGTTCGCCGAACTGCGCACCCTGGGCGAACTGACGAAAATCGCCTGGGCCAAGGGCTGCCAGGTCATGATCGAGGGCCCCGGCCACGTGCCGATGCACAAGATCAAACAGAATATGGACGAGCAGCTGAAGCACTGCCACGAGGCGCCCTTCTATACGCTCGGCCCCCTGACCACCGACATCGCCCCGGGCTATGACCACATCACCTCCGCGATCGGCGCGGCCATGATCGGCTGGTTCGGCACGGCCATGCTCTGCTACGTCACGCCCAAGGAGCACCTGGGCCTGCCGGATCGTCAGGACGTCAAGGACGGCGTCATCACCTACAAGATCGCCGCCCACGCCGCCGACCTGGCCAAGGGCCACCCCGCCGCCCGCCTGCACGACGACGCCCTGTCACGCGCCCGGTTCGAGTTCCGCTGGGAGGATCAGTTCAACTTGGGTCTGGACCCCGAAACCGCCCGCAAATACCACGACGCCACCCTGCCCAAGGAGGCCCACAAGACCGCCCACTTCTGCTCCATGTGCGGCCCCAAGTTCTGCTCGATGAAGATCAGCCAGGACATCCGCGACGCCGCCGCCGCCCAGAACGACGCCGGCGCCTCCCTGTCGGAAGCCGAAGCCGGCATGGCGGAGATGAGCGCGAAGTTCCGCGCCGGGGGCGGGGTGGTGGAGGTGAAACTACCCTAGCCCTCTCGCCTGCATTCGCTAACTATGGGTAGTGATTCGGGGAATCCTATGAGCGACACAACCTATTCAAGCCTCTTGATGGACGAACGCGTCCACTGTTGGTCCTTGATGACCACAATGGTGGTTGGGGATTACATCAACCTTGTCGAAAACGCCTATCGCGCCCGGGGTGGCATTAAGTACCAACGCGAGGCCCTGAAAACTACATCTGGGCGGCGTATTCGCGAACGTATGATCGACGATATCAAGAAGGGTGCCATTCTACCGCCTGTCGTCATAGGCGCGGTTGTGAATAGAGACGACATGGTCAGCCTGAAGGATTGGCCTGCGAACAAAATCCTCGATCACGTCAAGGACGAATGGTCGGGAAGCATCTCGATTATTGATGGTATGCAAAGAACGACAGCGTTGATGGCGGCCGCTGAGGATGAGAATAACGTATACAATCAAACAGTACGCATAGAGTGCTGGATATCAGAAAGTACTGACAGTCTGATATACCGGATGCTGGTCCTCAACACGGGACAGGTCCCATGGAACCTAAAACGTCAACTTCAAGTAGTATATGCCCCTTTGATTGAAGAGATGAAGCGGCGCATCACTTTTGAGCGTCTCCTTACCATGGAGAAAAGTGAACGACGGTACAAAGGTGGCGAATTTAGTGCTGACAGTTTAGTCGAAGCATACTTGGCTTTCGGACTTCGAAAGACTGAAATAGACACCCAAGAATCTCTGGCCGATGAGTTCTCTCGCCTCGATATGGCGGAGGCGATTACAGCCTCAAAGTACAATGATTTCTTCTATCCCATTGTACAAGTCCTAGTGGATATCGACAAAGCGTTCTCTCGACACGATACTGTTGCTGAGCAGATGGAAGGCGCGGACATTAATGATGGCGTGACGCCCTCCAAATTCCGTTTCGGTCGCAACATCTTCGACAGCCAGCCCGCACGCGTCGGGTTCATTGTCGCGTGTGCTGTCGGCGTTCTCGGACGTCTAGGAATGGATCGTGACCCGGCGGCCAGCGCTGCAGCGATGGACAGACTCAAGGCAGGCTCGTCGGCCTTGGTCGCGCACCTGGAAACCCTTAGCCCAGCGGAACTGGGCCAATTCCTCAGTTTGGACGTCCTAAGCGAAAAAATAGGCGTCCAGAAACGGTCGGGCGTGGGCCGGCAGGAACGAGCATTCTTCGAAACTGCATTCAAAGCGCTCATCGACGAGAATTTCGCCATACCCCGAATGGAGGTGTGCTGGAGAGCCTGATGTGGCCCGGAACAGAATGGCTATGAGCAACGTAATTTTCGGGCGGCTTATCGCGTTTGCAGACGCGCTCGGCGTACCGATAAACGACCCCACGACGACTAGGTTTTTGGCTCGCCATTCGGATGAAGATGCCGACCTTATGGCCAAGGCCAAAGTCACTTTCTACGACGTGACGCGAAAAATACGGCTATTCAGGTTGGTCCATAACGAATGCGTATACTTCTGCGTCTTCGGCTTGCCCAAACTCGAAGAGTTGCCAACCGGCTTGGACGAACACCCGTTGACGCCTGGCATACTTCAATCATGCATCGTTGAAGGCGATATTCAGCCTCGCCGAACAGTCAGCGGCTATGACATCAAGGATGCAATAGAGATAGTTCCTTTAAATGATGAGGGAAGATATGTCGGGCATGACTTCGCGCCGGTAGCTGCGCTTTTTCCGCCTGCGGCCGTATTCAAAGCCTCCACAAATGAAGATTTTCATTCGTCAAACCTGCGGGTTATTTCGGCACTGATCGCCCAGTCATATGAAGACGGTCCTCTGGAACTCGGCGAACAGAATATACGCAGCTTGGTTGGAATCATTGAGGGCGGATCGCCACATATTCCGTTCGAAAACTTACTTCAAGGGATGCTCTCAATATATTGGAGCAGCCTGTTCCTAGAGTTGTATAGATGCATCGAACAGCTTTACGCAGCTCCTCGCATAATAAAACTGTGCGAACATTGGCCGTCTAAATTGCCAATCCACGATCTCGCAAGACAAATTGAGAAGTCATTGGGATGGCGGCCGAAGGAAGATGAGGCGTTGGCGGGGTTGCTCGCGGAATGTGACACAAGCACGGTTGAGGCCGCCTGCTCTGCCTTCAACGTTTTAGAGGCCGATGAAGATCAGAAGAGCACGCCCTCGGAACGGCTCGCGAAAACCATTTACAAGCTGAGAAATAGTATTGTCCACTTTCGACCTGCGACGAAGGTCGAGAAGAAGGGTGATGCCGAGTGGCGCGTCATCACCGATGCAATGATTAACTTGGTGGACGAACTTTACGCGAAGCACGGCGAACGATTTTTCCCACCGTTGGCCGCCTAGTTATTCAACCATCCCCCGAAACACCTCCTTAAGCACCGCCGCAGGCTGCTCGCCCCGCCCCTCCCCGCATGCCCACCCTCGCCCTCCTCGCCGGACCAAACGGCACCGGCAAGACCACCTTCATCAAACGCTTCCTGCGTCAGCGGCGGAGGCGTTTCGGTTCGTGGACCCGGACGCGTCCTCCCTCTCCTGTTGGGAGAGGGCTTAAGCGCCTGAGAGCCTTCAGACGATCAGACTTGCGCGAAAGGGTGAGGGTCGGACCTCGCCGCAGACGCACGACCCTCACCCTTTTGGCTGGCGCATCGCTGACGCTCTGCGAGCCTCAAGCCCTCTCCCAACGGGAGAGGGAATGCACAGCTAGCCCTCCTACCTATGCACGACGTCCCTGCCCCGTCCGTTGAAATCCCTCGCCTTTCGCGAAATCGACGCCCTCTACCCTATCACGGTTCGGTGCGGCCTTAGACTGGCGGGGCGTCCTGTGTCGGGCGCGGGCGACAGGCCGGGGATGGGATGGACGACGACCACAGCTATGACGACGGCGGGTTCGAGGGGCCGCGCGATCCGTTTTACGATGCGATGACCCAGCAGGCGCTGGATCAGATCCGCATCCTGCGCGAGGCGGGTCTGGAGCAGACGTATCGCGACGCCCTGCATCATGATTCCTCGCCCGAGGCCGAGGCGGCCTTCTGGCGCGCGCACGGCCTGCCGATGCATCTGTTGCGGCTGCCCGATCTGGTCACCTCGGACCCCGCCGCGCGCGCGGCCGACCGGGTGCAGAACCGGGCCTATCGCCGCCTGTCGAAAGAGGCGTGGGAAGCAGCGGGCACGGCCTATCTGGCCGGCTCCACGGCCGAGGAGGTCAGCGCCGTCTATGGCATGGCGGTCAGCACCTTTCGCGCCCGCGCCAAGGACGCGGGCTGGCGGCGCGAGGATCAGCCCGATCCGCTGCGCGAGCCGATCGACCTGGAGGCCGAGACGGCCGACGGCTTGCCCGACTACGGCGCCATGGCGGCCCACGCCCTGGTGCGGCTGAACCGGGCGCTTCAGGCCGGGCGCGCGCTGGAGGCCGCGCGCTGGGTGCGGCTGCACGCCGACCTGACCCGGATGGCGGCCGCCCCGCCCGCACCTTCGTCTGCGCCCCCGCCGAAGCCGCCGGCGCCGCCCCCGGTGCCGGCCAAGGAGCCCGACCTGGGCGAACGCGCCGCCGCCGTCGCCGAACAGGTCGGCCAGATCGCCCGCGAGGCCTGCGCCCTCAAACGCGGCGACTACGCCGGCCGCGACACCCTGATGGCCCGCCTCAAGGCGCTGGACGACCTGAAACCGGCCCCAAGATCAGACGAATTAGACGAAATAGACGGTGTTTTTTCAGGGGCAGTGGCGAGTGGTTAGTGGCGAGTGGCGAGAGCGCCGCTAACCACTCGCCACTAACCACTCGCCACTCTTCGCTCACACCTCCGACGCGATCTTGCGCAGGGCCTCTTCGAACACCGAGGCCGGCTGGCCGCCCGAGATCAGGTATTTGCCCTCGACCACCACGGCCGGGACCGAGGTGATGCCGCGTGCGCGCCACAGGTCCTCGGCCTGGCGCACGGCCTGGGCGTAGCGGCCCGAGGCCAGCACCTCGCCCGCCTCGGCCCGGTCCAGCCCGGCCTTTTCGGCGGCGGTGGTCAGGACCCCGGCGTCGGTCAGGTTCTTGTTCTCGGTGAAGTGGGCGGTGAACAGCGCTTGTTTCAGGGCCTTCTGTTTCTCAGGCGCGGTCTCGTGCGCCCAGTGCAGCAGCCGGTGGGCGTCGAAGGTGTTCCAGATGCGGCTGTCGTCGGTCATGCGCATGTCGAAGCCGACCTCGCCCGCCCGCTCGCGGATCATGGCGCGGTTGGCGGCGGACTGCTCAGGCGAGGCGCCGTATTTGCGGCCGATGTGTTCGACGATGTTCTCGCCCTCGGGCGCGATCTGGGGGTTCAGCTCGAACGGCTGGAAGGCGATGTCGGCGGCGATCCCCTCGTCCTTCAGCGCGTCCAGGGCCGTGTCCAGCCCGCCCAGGCCCACCACGCACCAGGGGCAGACGACGTCGGAGACGAAGTCGATCTTCAGGGTCTTGAGCGGAGCGTTCATGGCGCGGCCTTCTGGAACAGCGGGTGTTGCTTTCCGGATATGGCGACGCTGCGCCGACCGGCAAGGGCTAACCCAGGCTGAAATCCCGGGGCGGACGAATGCGGCGCCAGCGCGCCTCCACGAAGGCGAAGGCGCCGAAGGCCATCAGCCCCGCCGCCGTCAGCCCCAGGATCCACGATCCGCCCGGCTGGGCCTCCAGCGCATCCAGCGCCGCCGCCGTCGTCGTCACCTCGCCCGAGCGTGCATGCAGCCCCGCCAGAACCACGAACACGCCCAAGGGCAGGTAGGCGAACCCGCGCGCCGCATAGCCCGCCCGCGCCAGCGCCGTCGCCGTGCCGCAGAAGGCCTTGGGGCAGGCCAGGGCGTCGTCGAAGTCGTCGCGGATGGCCCTGACGATATTGCCGACGCCGACGCCCAGTACCACCAGCCCCGCTCCGATCAGCAGCACCTCTCCGAACGGCATCCCCAGCAGCATGGCCGCCTTCTCCTGGTTCTCGGCCACGCTCTCGGCTTGGGCGGAGGATGCGCTGGTCGCCTCGCCGAACTCGTCCAGATATTCGAACACCCCCGACGCCAGCACGCCATAGAACAGGCCGCTGACGGCCTGGCCCGCCCGGGTCGTCCACCCCTTCAGGTCCGTCCCTTCATGGTCCGCGTCGAACACCGCCTGCAACACCCGCCAGCCGACGAAGGCCCAAAGCCCCAGCCCCAGCAGCACCAACCAGACCTTGCCGAACGGCTGCTCGGCCAGCCAGCCCGCCGCCCCGCTGGTCCCCACAGCATCGCCGATCCGGTCGGTCGCCGCCAGCAGGGTCAGCGCACCGGCCGACAGGTAAACGAAGCCCCGCGCCCCATAGCCGACCCGCGCCGCCCATTCGATCAGGGTCGCCAGCGGCGGCAGGCGAAGGGTCTTGGCGGCGTTCATGATGTCTCCCACGTCAGGACGCCCTCAACGCGTCGGCCTCGGCAAAAGCTCCGCTTAGACCCTGTGTCGACATCCGACAGACTCCGACGGGCGTATGCCGCTAGGGTTCGCGCCCTTGGGGAGCCGTTCGCTTGAACATCTACGAGTTTCACTTCTTCGACGAGGCGGATCGCCGTCCGATGCTCGACTTCTTCGACGGCGCCGACGATGCGGCGGCGCTGGAAGCCGCGCGGTCTCAACTATCGCGTCACGCCTCCTGCACGGGTGTCGAAGTGCTGGAAGCTGGCCGCCTGGTCGGCCGCGTCACCCGCTGAGCCTCGATCACCCTCTGCCCGATCGCGTACACAACGCGGTAAAGACACGACTTTTCCCCAGAAAGCCGCGTGATATATAGCAACGCTGTGTCGAGTTTCGA
This genomic interval carries:
- a CDS encoding DUF1206 domain-containing protein; the encoded protein is MNAAKTLRLPPLATLIEWAARVGYGARGFVYLSAGALTLLAATDRIGDAVGTSGAAGWLAEQPFGKVWLVLLGLGLWAFVGWRVLQAVFDADHEGTDLKGWTTRAGQAVSGLFYGVLASGVFEYLDEFGEATSASSAQAESVAENQEKAAMLLGMPFGEVLLIGAGLVVLGVGVGNIVRAIRDDFDDALACPKAFCGTATALARAGYAARGFAYLPLGVFVVLAGLHARSGEVTTTAAALDALEAQPGGSWILGLTAAGLMAFGAFAFVEARWRRIRPPRDFSLG
- the thiC gene encoding phosphomethylpyrimidine synthase ThiC, with protein sequence MRETGTIPTGERAGSRKVYVAGELYPDIRVPFREVAVHPSANEPPVTIYDSSGPYTDPTVTIDIKRGLPHVKSSWQRDRGDIAPVANPREVKPEDNGHASGRHLAPRFDTSNHRVFKGVEGRPVTQYEYAKAGIITPEMEYAAIRENLRREQNSPCIRDGEDFGAAIPDFVTPEFVRQEIARGRAIIPHNINHPEVEPMIIGRNFLVKINANIGNSAVLSSVDDEVDKLVWATRWGADNVMDLSTGRNIHNIRDWIIRNSSVPIGTVPIYQALEKVNGVAEDLTWEVFRDTLIEQAEQGVDYFTIHAGVRLPFVPMTAKRVTGIVSRGGSIMAKWCLAHHKESFLYEHFEDICDIMRAYDVSFSLGDGLRPGSIADANDEAQFAELRTLGELTKIAWAKGCQVMIEGPGHVPMHKIKQNMDEQLKHCHEAPFYTLGPLTTDIAPGYDHITSAIGAAMIGWFGTAMLCYVTPKEHLGLPDRQDVKDGVITYKIAAHAADLAKGHPAARLHDDALSRARFEFRWEDQFNLGLDPETARKYHDATLPKEAHKTAHFCSMCGPKFCSMKISQDIRDAAAAQNDAGASLSEAEAGMAEMSAKFRAGGGVVEVKLP
- a CDS encoding DsbA family oxidoreductase, encoding MNAPLKTLKIDFVSDVVCPWCVVGLGGLDTALDALKDEGIAADIAFQPFELNPQIAPEGENIVEHIGRKYGASPEQSAANRAMIRERAGEVGFDMRMTDDSRIWNTFDAHRLLHWAHETAPEKQKALKQALFTAHFTENKNLTDAGVLTTAAEKAGLDRAEAGEVLASGRYAQAVRQAEDLWRARGITSVPAVVVEGKYLISGGQPASVFEEALRKIASEV